From Candidatus Methylomirabilota bacterium, the proteins below share one genomic window:
- a CDS encoding branched-chain amino acid ABC transporter permease: MVASELAQYVVTGLLVGGVYALMSVGLALIFGVMRVVNFAQGDFMMLGMYLTYYYAVALHVDPLLGALFTLPPFFVLGLLVHRAFLTRVTGGGDPNREMDAQLILTLGLSLVITNTTTMILSPMPRGINAPYASKAFVLGPLLLNQARSYSFLMALLLAAGVYVLLTRTDLGRALRAAADDPEAAAYQAINVRAMHGVAFGIGIALVAAAGGLLATYHPIEPNVAVNFIVLMFVAVVLGGLGSIPGAFVGGLVIGLVQSLTLLLLPLQLQNVGVFVTFLVVLYVRPQGLFGRRARAV; this comes from the coding sequence GTGGTCGCGAGCGAGCTCGCCCAGTACGTGGTCACGGGCCTGCTCGTGGGGGGCGTCTACGCCCTCATGAGCGTCGGCCTGGCCCTCATTTTCGGCGTCATGCGCGTCGTCAACTTCGCCCAGGGCGATTTCATGATGCTGGGGATGTACCTGACGTACTACTACGCGGTCGCCCTGCACGTGGACCCGCTGCTCGGCGCGCTCTTCACGCTGCCGCCGTTCTTCGTGCTGGGGCTGCTCGTGCACCGCGCGTTCCTGACGCGGGTCACCGGGGGCGGCGATCCCAACCGGGAGATGGACGCCCAGCTCATCCTGACCCTCGGGCTGTCCCTCGTCATCACCAACACCACCACCATGATCCTGTCGCCGATGCCCCGCGGCATCAACGCGCCCTACGCCTCGAAGGCCTTCGTCCTCGGGCCGCTGCTGCTCAACCAGGCGCGCTCGTACTCCTTCCTCATGGCGCTCTTGCTCGCCGCCGGGGTCTACGTGCTGCTCACCCGCACCGACCTGGGCCGGGCGCTCCGCGCCGCCGCCGACGACCCGGAGGCGGCGGCCTACCAGGCCATCAACGTGCGCGCGATGCACGGCGTGGCCTTCGGCATCGGCATCGCGCTGGTCGCGGCGGCGGGTGGCCTGCTCGCCACCTATCACCCGATCGAGCCCAACGTCGCGGTCAACTTCATCGTCCTGATGTTCGTCGCGGTGGTGCTGGGCGGGCTCGGCAGCATCCCGGGTGCCTTCGTGGGCGGCCTCGTGATCGGCCTCGTGCAGTCGCTCACGCTCCTGCTGCTGCCGCTTCAGCTGCAGAACGTCGGGGTGTTCGTCACCTTCCTCGTCGTGCTCTACGTGCGGCCGCAGGGCCTGTTCGGCCGGCGCGCGCGGGCCGTGTAG
- a CDS encoding ABC transporter substrate-binding protein gives MRRLSRPLALLLAIASFAPAAVVLPAAQAADDVKIALVAPMSGRWARQGQLMKMGADMAVEEINSQGGIKALGGAKIVVRETDAGDSVEKAVSAAQRVLTREKISAGIGSWLSSFTLGVTEVAERLQVPWLTLSYADSITERGFKYTFQSSPVSGLQAEQALDLVVDIGKKNNRPIKKAALVGDNTAATVFFFKPLREKLLAAKGIELVADEVWTPPLADATSIVQKLRTAQPDIVFYGATNFPDSVQVLQKVKEFGVKTAIQGVGAWLVTPEYVKTIGKETLDSIQTVVAAHPMKGQEELVKKFKQRTGEPFMTQDPLCTYAHVWIIKEAAEQAKSADPKAIRDAIAKLDLTSGPAASSLYPNRIKFDDRGRRVGASPIIVQWQDGEPYTVVPTAVATRPIALHK, from the coding sequence ATGCGCCGCCTCTCCCGCCCGCTCGCCCTATTGCTCGCGATTGCCTCGTTCGCTCCCGCCGCGGTCGTGCTGCCCGCCGCGCAGGCGGCCGACGACGTGAAGATCGCGCTGGTGGCGCCGATGTCCGGACGCTGGGCCCGCCAGGGACAGCTGATGAAGATGGGCGCGGACATGGCGGTCGAGGAGATCAACAGCCAGGGCGGGATCAAGGCGCTCGGCGGGGCCAAGATCGTGGTGCGCGAGACCGACGCGGGCGACAGCGTGGAGAAGGCGGTGAGCGCGGCCCAGCGCGTGCTCACCCGCGAGAAGATCAGCGCGGGCATCGGCTCCTGGCTCAGCTCGTTCACCCTGGGCGTCACCGAGGTGGCCGAGCGGCTGCAGGTGCCGTGGCTGACCCTCTCCTACGCCGACAGCATCACCGAGCGCGGCTTCAAGTACACGTTCCAGAGCTCGCCGGTATCGGGGCTGCAGGCCGAGCAGGCCCTCGACCTCGTGGTGGACATCGGCAAGAAGAACAACCGCCCGATCAAGAAGGCGGCGCTGGTGGGCGACAACACCGCGGCCACCGTCTTCTTCTTCAAGCCCCTGCGCGAGAAGCTGCTCGCGGCCAAGGGCATCGAGCTGGTGGCCGACGAGGTGTGGACCCCGCCGCTGGCCGACGCGACCTCCATCGTGCAGAAGCTCCGCACCGCCCAGCCCGACATCGTCTTCTACGGCGCCACCAACTTCCCGGATTCGGTCCAGGTGCTGCAGAAGGTGAAGGAGTTCGGGGTCAAGACCGCGATCCAGGGAGTGGGCGCGTGGCTGGTGACGCCCGAGTACGTGAAGACCATCGGCAAGGAGACGCTCGACTCCATCCAGACGGTGGTGGCCGCTCATCCCATGAAGGGGCAGGAGGAGCTGGTGAAGAAGTTCAAGCAGCGCACCGGCGAGCCCTTCATGACCCAGGATCCGCTCTGCACCTACGCCCACGTCTGGATCATCAAGGAGGCGGCCGAGCAGGCCAAGTCCGCCGATCCCAAGGCGATCCGCGACGCCATCGCCAAGCTCGACCTGACGAGCGGGCCGGCCGCCTCCTCGCTCTACCCGAACCGCATCAAGTTCGACGACCGCGGCCGTCGCGTGGGCGCGAGCCCGATCATCGTGCAGTGGCAGGACGGCGAGCCCTACACGGTGGTGCCGACCGCGGTGGCGACGCGTCCCATCGCGCTGCACAAGTAG
- a CDS encoding helix-hairpin-helix domain-containing protein, translated as MASKVRINLANEQELLELPGLDSAQAAAIVRFRSQHGPIESEGALARVLGRPIGEDVRTRVDFSPSAGTAPEAPGA; from the coding sequence ATGGCGAGCAAGGTGCGGATCAATCTGGCCAACGAGCAGGAGCTGCTGGAGCTGCCCGGACTCGACTCGGCGCAGGCTGCGGCGATCGTGCGGTTCCGGAGCCAGCACGGACCGATCGAGAGCGAGGGCGCCCTCGCGCGGGTGCTGGGCCGGCCGATCGGCGAGGACGTGCGGACGCGCGTCGACTTCTCGCCGTCCGCCGGCACCGCGCCCGAGGCGCCCGGCGCGTAG
- a CDS encoding NADPH:quinone oxidoreductase family protein produces the protein MRAVICRAWGAVDDLKLENVATPVPAPDEVLIDVRATSVNYADSIMVAGKYQTRPPFPFSPGLETAGVVAARGAAVTRFRPGDRVMATLGWGGLAEQAVARESETFAIPAGMSFEEAGAFPIAYISSDVAIRWQGRLEAGETLLVLGAAGGVGLTAVEIGRAMGARVIAGASTTEKLEVAREHGADALVNYATENLTGRVMALTGDRGADVCFDPVGGELADAALSALGWGGRMLLVGFVGGVQQIPANRLLVKNRSALGCSLRYYRNQAPDKLRRS, from the coding sequence GTGCGGGCCGTGATCTGTCGCGCGTGGGGCGCGGTCGACGATTTGAAGCTCGAGAACGTGGCCACGCCGGTGCCCGCGCCCGACGAGGTGCTCATCGACGTGCGCGCCACCTCGGTCAACTACGCCGACTCGATCATGGTGGCCGGCAAGTACCAGACCCGCCCGCCGTTTCCGTTCAGCCCGGGGCTCGAGACCGCGGGCGTGGTCGCCGCCCGCGGCGCCGCGGTCACGCGGTTCCGCCCCGGCGACCGGGTCATGGCCACGCTCGGCTGGGGCGGGCTGGCCGAGCAGGCGGTGGCCCGGGAGAGCGAGACGTTCGCCATCCCGGCCGGCATGTCCTTCGAGGAGGCAGGCGCGTTCCCGATCGCCTACATTTCGAGCGACGTGGCGATCCGCTGGCAGGGCCGGCTCGAGGCGGGAGAGACCTTGCTCGTGCTCGGGGCGGCAGGTGGCGTCGGGCTCACCGCGGTGGAGATCGGCCGCGCGATGGGCGCCCGCGTGATCGCGGGGGCCAGCACCACCGAGAAGCTGGAGGTGGCCCGGGAGCACGGCGCCGACGCGCTCGTGAACTACGCGACCGAGAATCTCACCGGGCGGGTGATGGCGTTGACCGGAGACCGCGGCGCCGACGTGTGCTTCGATCCCGTCGGCGGCGAGCTGGCCGACGCCGCGCTCTCCGCGCTGGGGTGGGGCGGGCGCATGCTGCTGGTGGGCTTCGTGGGCGGCGTGCAGCAGATCCCGGCCAACCGCCTGCTCGTCAAGAACCGCTCCGCGCTGGGCTGCTCGCTGCGCTACTACCGCAACCAGGCCCCCGACAAGCTGCGCCGCTCG